The following are from one region of the Nicotiana tomentosiformis chromosome 7, ASM39032v3, whole genome shotgun sequence genome:
- the LOC138895892 gene encoding uncharacterized protein — translation MMEFDVIVGMDWLASCYANVDCWEKFVHFYFPGEPVIEWKGNVAAPREKFISYLKAWRMILKGYIYHLVRVHDAEARPPTLRLVPVATEFLDVSPDELPGVPPEREIKFAIDVPPDTQPISIPPYRMAHAELKELKAQLKDLLNKGFIRLSTSP, via the coding sequence ATGATGGAATTTGATGTCATTGTGGGGATGGACTGGTTGGCTTCGTGTTATGCCAATGTGGATTGTTGGGAAAAATTTGTTCACTTTTATTTTCCAGGAGAACCCGTTATTGAATGGAAGGGTAATGTTGCAGCGCCAAGAGagaagtttatttcttaccttaaggcctgGAGGATGATTTTGAAGGGGTATATCTATCATTTGGTGCGAGTGCATGATGCGGAGGCAAGGCCTCCTACCCTTCGATTGGTTCCAGTTGCTACTGAATTCCTCGATGTATCTCCTGATGAGCTCCCGGGTGTTCCTCCCGAGAGAGAGATCAAGTTTGCCATCGATGTACCACCTGATACGCaaccgatatctattcctccatacaggatggctcatgccgagttgaaggaattgaaagctCAATTGAAAGATCTTTTAAACAAAGGCTTCATTCGACTTAGTACTTCCCCGTGA